The proteins below come from a single Oryzias latipes chromosome 14, ASM223467v1 genomic window:
- the nufip2 gene encoding nuclear fragile X mental retardation-interacting protein 2 — MEEQPKDRAQDRQNHHHGEDRNYTQHTLRLKHDQSHIQCQHQETQAKKTGNKKVNVSDGEGEKNAHLPDAVGMLHSSSSNGNRHLSNSHVKQKGTQRHHAPAMKVSNKGLDYKKTMDLKNEKEKTPDLSPHEAQPSEKKDSALLQNGVVNCGLITNGYSSKDNDGSGSEGGYTTPKKRRTRCNNVKNFADVTKEKEKDAQPSNSMQEQRALNLDPAEKGLSCRTDGFKSTHKAETQSAAPGECQRKNSDGKAAATFNKKMEEKQKGKNSSPSKEDSWTLFKPLPAFPVDNSSAKIVPKISYASKVKENLKVAQGGEEAAPPPVRMSQVPMSAMKTITSASFTNGPVSGNGNCCPTVGIFFAPAASSLQSAPSIPSGENVATSVDSNCSSTTSPVDGETYELQKCSLLIYPLNMQPLLPSARHLDPPAAQTNQKALRDIFQNQWGLSFINEPNLGLDGGNGLIAAEDQTPVTSQSEARAVTTTTTHPCLNAMPSLVESCTLSQDSQKRTCAPCQASNPCSPACMVSEEETKLLPCSQGKTKAETKGAITSMSTSSKDNGAKSAQGQQTTLLFGSPKEQIHSKDTSRRCSLGSFDLKAAVTYHTKEMEFIFHIQKQDPKRIVIYDETKDGPGQ; from the exons ATGGAGGAACAGCCCAAAGATCGGGCACAAGACAGGCAAAACCATCACCACGGAGAGGACAGAAACTATACTCAACACACACTTCGTCTGAAACATGATCAGAGCCACATCCAGTGCCAGCATCAGGAAACGCAGGCGAAGAAAACAG gcaataaaaaagtaaacgtCAGTGACGGGGAAGGGGAGAAGAACGCACACCTACCTGATGCTGTTGGTATGCTCCATTCTTCAAGCAGCAATGGTAACAGACACTTGAGTAACTCGCATGTGAAGCAAAAGGGAACACAGAGACACCACGCACCCGCTATGAAAGTAAGCAACAAAGGATTGGACTACAAGAAGACTATGGACCTTAAAAATGAGAAGGAAAAGACCCCAGATTTGAGTCCTCACGAGGCCCAGCCTTCAGAGAAGAAAGACTCTGCTTTGCTTCAGAACGGTGTTGTAAACTGTGGCTTAATTACAAATGGCTACTCTAGCAAGGATAACGATGGGAGCGGCTCTGAGGGTGGATACACCACCCCAAAGAAACGCAGGACCCGGTGTAACAACGTCAAGAACTTTGCTGAtgtgacaaaagaaaaggagaaggaCGCGCAACCCAGCAACAGTATGCAGGAACAAAGGGCTTTGAACCTTGATCCGGCCGAGAAAGGACTCTCCTGTAGAACTGATGGCTTTAAATCCACCCATAAAGCAGAAACCCAGTCAGCTGCACCTGGCGAATGTCAGAGGAAAAACTCTGACGGCAAAGCAGCTGccacttttaataaaaaaatggaggaaaagcaGAAAGGCAAGAACTCCTCACCTTCTAAAGAGGACTCGTGGACTTTGTTTAAGCCCCTTCCAGCTTTTCCTGTGGACAATAGCAGTGCTAAAATTGTTCCCAAGATCAGTTATGCAAGTAAAGTAAAAGAGAACCTCAAAGTAGCTCAAGGTGGAGAAGaggcagctcctcctcctgtgaGAATGTCACAGGTTCCAATGTCTGCTATGAAAACGATCACCTCAGCTAGCTTTACTAATGGTCCTGTTTCTGGAAATGGAAACTGCTGCCCGACTGTGGGGATCTTTTTTGCTCCTGCTGCTAGTAGTCTTCAATCAGCTCCATCTATTCCAAGTGGCGAGAATGTAGCAACGTCTGTGGACAGTAACTGTAGCTCTACAACCAGTCCTGTCGATGGAGAAACCTATGAACTTCAGAAGTGTTCTCTTTTAATCTACCCTTTAAATATGCAACCTTTGCTCCCCAGCGCTCGTCACCTTGACCCACCGGCCGCTCAGACAAATCAGAAAGCCCTGAGAGACATCTTTCAGAATCAGTGGGGGCTGTCCTTCATCAACGAACCCAACTTGGGGCTGGACGGAGGAAACGGGCTCATAGCTGCGGAGGACCAGACTCCTGTGACTTCTCAGAGCGAGGCTAGGGCTGTGACGACCACGACCACCCATCCTTGCCTCAACGCTATGCCGTCATTGGTAGAATCTTGCACTTTGTCTCAAGACTCGCAGAAAAGAACTTGTGCCCCTTGCCAAGCATCAAACCCCTGTTCTCCTGCTTGCATGGTCAGCGAGGAGGAGACAAAGTTGCTTCCTTGTAGCCAGGGCAAGACTAAAGCTGAGACCAAGGGTGCAATTACTTCAATGTCAACCTCCAGTAAAGACAACGGTGCCAAGTCTGCACAGGGCCAACAGACCACGCTGTTGTTTGGCTCTCCTAAAGAACAGATCCATTCTAAAGACACTAGCAGGAGGTGTAGCTTGGGCTCCTTTGACCTTAAAGCTGCTGTCACCTATCACACTAAAG aaatggaattcattttccacattcaaaaacaag ATCCAAAAAGAATAGTGATTTATGATGAGACCAAGGATGGACCGGGTCAGTGA